Within Psychrobacter sp. DAB_AL43B, the genomic segment GCTGATGTGTTTGTTATTTGGGCAAAAGATGATGAGGGTAAGATACGAGGTTTTGTCTTAGAAAAAGGTATGAAAGGTTTATCAGCACCGAAAATTGAGGGCAAGTTCTCATTGCGCGCCTCAGTCACTGGTGAGATTGTGATGGATAAAGTGTTCGTCCCTGAAACCAACGCTTTTCCAGATATACGCGGTCTAAAAGGCCCGTTTGGCTGTCTAAATAAAGCCCGTTATGGTATCGCCTGGGGTTCGATGGGTGCGGCTGAATTCTGCTGGAAAGCGGCTCGTCAATATACCCTTGACCGCATTCAGTTTGACCGTCCATTAGCAGCAACCCAGTTAGTACAGTTAAAACTTGCCAATATGCAAACAGAGATTACCCTTGGTTTACAAGCGGCGCTACGTGTTGGACGCTTGATGGATGATAACAAAGCGACGCCTGAGATGATTTCTCTGATTAAGCGTAATAACTGCGGAAAGGCGCTAGAGATTGCTCGCGTTGCCCGTGATATGCATGGTGGTAATGGTATTTCTGATGAATATCACGTCATTCGCCACGTCATGAATTTAGAAGCGGTTAATACTTATGAAGGGACACACGATATCCATGCGCTAATCTTAGGCCGTGCCCAAACAGGAATTCAAGCATTCTCGTAACTTCTCACCAAGTTTTATCTGAGTCATAACCAGCAGTTATAGTCGATTCATTTTAAAAACGATACAGTGCTATTGGCTATAAATTTTTTGCAGCCTCTGTCACGCCTGCGAACAGTAAGCAAGAAAAAATTATAGCCAATAGCACGTTCTCACAATCGTATCGCTTTTATTTTGAACTGACTATACGTGCATAAGTTAAGTAGAAAGATAAAGATAAAAGGAGTTCTTCTTAAAGACATTGTCATAATAGTAACGCTTAACTTAGAATGGTGAGAGAAGTGTTAGTGAGGGTTGCGAATGGCGTCTGATGCTTCTTATAATAATGGTTGATTGATAACTACTTTAATAACTATAAATAAGATCAACGCCAAGGAGCGTTACTATGCAAAAAAATATGTCCAAAGCTACGTCAAAAACCACGCCAAAAAATACGTTAAAGCTATCAAACCCAGATTTACTCAAACAACAGTGCTTCATTAAAGACGGCTGGCATGATGCTAGTGACATCAATAATAACAGTGCCACTATTGATGTTACCAATCCTTTTAATGGTGACATTATCGGTACTATTCCAAGCCTGACCAAGCAAGATGTTAATGATGCCGTCACGTATTCTCATCAAGCGCAAGTAACATGGGCGGCAAAAACGCCTCAAGAACGTGCAGAGCTGCTGCAAAAATGGGCGGATCTTATCGATGAGAATCAAGAAGATTTAGCTATTATTATGACTGCTGAGCAAGGTAAACCATTGACTGAGTCGCGTGGTGAGATTGGCTATGCTAATAGCTTTATTCGCTGGTTTGCAGAAGAAGGTAAGCGTGTCTACGGCGATGTCATTCCTGCCACCAAGTCGCAGCTGCGTTATGTCGTCTTAAAACAGCCAGTGGGTGTCTGCGCTGCGATTACCCCATGGAACTTCCCAGCCGCGATGATTACTCGCAAAGCTGCGCCTGCACTAGCAGCGGGCTGTACGATTATCATTAAGCCTGCCACTGAAACGCCATTTTCTGCTTTAGCACTTGGCGTATTGGCTGAGCAGGCGGGTATTCCAGCGGGTGTCATCCAAGTGGTCACCGGTAAATCATCAGTCATTGGTAAAATTCTAACCGGTGATGCCCGTATCCAAAAACTATCGTTTACCGGCTCTACAGAAGTAGGTCGTACCTTAATGGCGCAATGTGCACCGACAATTAAAAAACTGTCGTTAGAGCTAGGTGGAAACGCCCCATTTATTGTATTTGATGACGCTGACTTGGAAAAGGCGGCTGATGGCTTGATTGCTTCCAAATATCGCAATGCTGGTCAAACCTGTGTTTGCGCTAACCGCGTCTATGTTCAAGACAGCATTAAAGATAAGTTCTTAGATATTTTTGTCAAAAAAGTGAAGGAACTTAAAGTTGGTAATGGCATGGACGACGGCGTCGATATAGGACCTCTCATCAATAAAGACGGCTTAGAAAAGGTTCAAGCGCTATTAAAAGACGCGCTAGATAAAGGCGCAAAAATTATCACTGGTGGTGATAAGAATGACGCCTCAGCACTCAGTTTTAATCCGACCATCATTACTGACCTGAATGCTGACATGGACATTGCCAGCGAAGAAATTTTTGGTCCTATCGCAACGATATTTACTTTCTCAAGCGAAGAAGACGTTATTCGTGCTGCCAATGACACCATTTATGGACTTGCCGCTTACTTCTATAGCAGTGATTTTGCACGCTCGTGGCGGGTGACAGAAGGTCTTGAGTATGGCATGGTTGGTCACAATACTGGTTTGATTTCTACTGAAGTGGCACCGTTTGGTGGCGTTAAACAGTCGGGATTCGGTCGTGAAGGTTCGAAATACGGTATCGAAGAGTATGTCGTGACTAAATACTGGTGTTCTGATATTAGCTAGGATGGTTTACCGTAAAACTAACCACTTTTTCTAATAAAGAATATGTGGTTTTAGGACAGGACACCGGACAAAGTTAATAAAAAAAGCCTAGCGTCAAACGTTAGGCTTTTTTGGCATAAGGATACTAATAGTGGGCAGCTTAGAGAAGCTCGCTATTTGAAAGTTC encodes:
- a CDS encoding acyl-CoA dehydrogenase, with the protein product MSVPITLRTNASPSFDWEDPFLLRDQLTDEERMITDSAQQFCQKELMPGIVQANRHETFDRNIMRQMGEMGLLGMTIEGYGCAGWSHVAYGLVAKEIEAVDSGYRSAMSVQSSLVMHPIWAYGTEEQKEKYLPKLATGEYVGCFGLTEPDSGSDPASMLTRARAVAGGYELIGNKMWITNSPIADVFVIWAKDDEGKIRGFVLEKGMKGLSAPKIEGKFSLRASVTGEIVMDKVFVPETNAFPDIRGLKGPFGCLNKARYGIAWGSMGAAEFCWKAARQYTLDRIQFDRPLAATQLVQLKLANMQTEITLGLQAALRVGRLMDDNKATPEMISLIKRNNCGKALEIARVARDMHGGNGISDEYHVIRHVMNLEAVNTYEGTHDIHALILGRAQTGIQAFS
- a CDS encoding NAD-dependent succinate-semialdehyde dehydrogenase is translated as MSKATSKTTPKNTLKLSNPDLLKQQCFIKDGWHDASDINNNSATIDVTNPFNGDIIGTIPSLTKQDVNDAVTYSHQAQVTWAAKTPQERAELLQKWADLIDENQEDLAIIMTAEQGKPLTESRGEIGYANSFIRWFAEEGKRVYGDVIPATKSQLRYVVLKQPVGVCAAITPWNFPAAMITRKAAPALAAGCTIIIKPATETPFSALALGVLAEQAGIPAGVIQVVTGKSSVIGKILTGDARIQKLSFTGSTEVGRTLMAQCAPTIKKLSLELGGNAPFIVFDDADLEKAADGLIASKYRNAGQTCVCANRVYVQDSIKDKFLDIFVKKVKELKVGNGMDDGVDIGPLINKDGLEKVQALLKDALDKGAKIITGGDKNDASALSFNPTIITDLNADMDIASEEIFGPIATIFTFSSEEDVIRAANDTIYGLAAYFYSSDFARSWRVTEGLEYGMVGHNTGLISTEVAPFGGVKQSGFGREGSKYGIEEYVVTKYWCSDIS